ATGCATGGCCTTTATAAGCCTCGCCCGGGCCGTTTCAAAGATTATATTGCCATTCCAAAAGCCAACGGCTATCAGTCATTGCATACCTCGCTATTTGGCCCCCATGGCGTACCGGTCGAAATACAGATCCGTACCGAAGATATGGACCAGATGGCGGATAAAGGGATTGCGGCTCATTGGATCTATAAAAAAGGCAACTCGGGTCAGCAAGGCACTACAACACAAGTTCGTGCTCGCAAGTGGATGCAGAGCTTATTAGAGCTGCAGCAGAGTGCCAGCACCTCATTCGAATTTGTTGAAAATTTCAAGACTGAACTCTTCCCGGAAGAGATTTACGTATTTACCCCTGAAGGTCGTATTTTAGAACTTCCAGTTGGGGCTACCCCGGTGGACTTTGCCTACGAAGTTCATACCGATGTAGGTACTACCTGTGTCGGCGCGCGCGTTAACCGCCAAGCCTACCCCTTGAGTCAGCCACTTATCTCGGGACAGACTATCGAGATCATCACCGCCAAAGGTGCGAGGCCAAATGCGGCCTGGCTTAACTTCGTAGTGACAGGCAAGGCTCGCGCAAAGATCCGTCAGCTACTCAAGAGCCTCACCGAAGACGATGCGGTTATTTTAGGTAAACGCCTACTCAACCATGCATTAGGCGAAACCAAACTAGATTCCATAGCACCAGAGCAGATAGCTCAGGTCGTTAACGACACCAAACATAACACCTTAGATGAATTGCTGGCCGATATTGGTCTGGGCAATGCCATGAGTATAGTGATAGCTCAAAGATTAGTCGGCGATCAGGTCGTGGCTCAGGAACATAATGATTCCCACATGATGCCTATTCGCGGTGCAGAGGGAATGCTAGTCACCTTCGCTAACTGTTGTCTGCCTATTCCGGGTGATGCGGTTATTGCACACGTGAGCCCGGGCAAAGGTCTAGTCGTTCATATGGAAAGCTGCTCTAACATCCGTGGCTATCAGGGTGAGCCAGACAAATATATCCCGGTTCAATGGGATAACGCCGAAGGCGTCGAGTTCCAGACGAATCTGCGAGTAGAGATAGTCAACCACCAAGGTGCGCTGGCCAAAATCACCTCGATAGTTGCCGGCGAAGAGGCAAATATTCACAACTTGAGTACCGAAGAGCGTGATGGAAGAGTCTTCCTGATCAACCTGAGGATCTCAGTTAAAGACCGTATCCATCTAGCAAACGTGATGCGACGTATCAGGGTGCTGCCCGAAGTACTTAGAACATCCCGTAATCGATAAATAACTCATCAAGACTAACTTAGAGAGAGCGTTATGGCAGAAAAAATCATCATAG
This portion of the Shewanella violacea DSS12 genome encodes:
- the spoT gene encoding bifunctional GTP diphosphokinase/guanosine-3',5'-bis pyrophosphate 3'-pyrophosphohydrolase, coding for MYLFEGLKESASSYLEPDQVALLKQAYLVARDAHEGQMRTSGEPYITHPVAVARILADMRLDHETLMAALLHDTIEDTPVTKDELAEIFSESIAELVEGVSKLDKLKFRDKKEAQAENFRKMMMAMTQDIRVILIKLADRTHNMRTLGALRPDKRRRIARETLEIYAPIANRLGIHNIKTELEDLGFQAYYPMRYRVLREVVKAARGNRKELIQSIESAVHTRLGDTGLVGTVKGREKNLYSIYNKMRGKELQFQEVMDIYAFRVVVDSIDTCYRVMGAMHGLYKPRPGRFKDYIAIPKANGYQSLHTSLFGPHGVPVEIQIRTEDMDQMADKGIAAHWIYKKGNSGQQGTTTQVRARKWMQSLLELQQSASTSFEFVENFKTELFPEEIYVFTPEGRILELPVGATPVDFAYEVHTDVGTTCVGARVNRQAYPLSQPLISGQTIEIITAKGARPNAAWLNFVVTGKARAKIRQLLKSLTEDDAVILGKRLLNHALGETKLDSIAPEQIAQVVNDTKHNTLDELLADIGLGNAMSIVIAQRLVGDQVVAQEHNDSHMMPIRGAEGMLVTFANCCLPIPGDAVIAHVSPGKGLVVHMESCSNIRGYQGEPDKYIPVQWDNAEGVEFQTNLRVEIVNHQGALAKITSIVAGEEANIHNLSTEERDGRVFLINLRISVKDRIHLANVMRRIRVLPEVLRTSRNR